In the genome of Calothrix sp. PCC 6303, the window GGATGTCCGAGTACGGCGACTGGTTAGAGTCGATGTGGGGTATTATCCCCAGCACCTCTCTGTTAGAACCGTGCGTACGCATTTCTGTGTACACGGCTCCCGATATTCTTAAGGGATAATCCTTTTGCTCATGTGTATATAATCATGACAAGATTCGTGTATTGCTAGAAGATTTTTAGGTTTCCAGTTGTCATGATTTTCGTCAATGTGATGTAGATGTACTCGTTCTTCACTCGTAAATTTTAGTCCACAGTGACCACATGTATGGTTTTGCTTTTGTAAAGCTTTAGAGGTTGCTCCGTCATATAATTTACTGTTGCGTTCGCTCCAGTAGATTAAGTCTCCATCGTAGGGGGATTTATTTCCTTTGACCATGACATAACTGAATTCGGAGTAAGGGACTGCGGGAAATGCTTTTTCAATCAACTTCGTTGTTGATTCTCGCGTTAGCTTCGTCTCCTTGTTGAAGATTTTCCATGTTCTGAGTCTGGTGTGCCAGAGTGAAAACCTTGACCCGTCCATTTTGCAGAAGCGATGGTAGTTTCTCCATCCTCTAACTATAGGCGCTAGCTTTTTGGCTTTTACCTTAGAACCATAATTGGAGCAGTTAATAATAGCTTTTAATTTCTGACGGAATTTTTTGAAGTTGTCCTTTGAAGGGGTACTTCTGAATTTTCCGTTACTTTGCACTTTAAAGTGCCAGCCAAGGAAATCGAAGCCATCTGTCGCAGCGGTTATCTTGGTTTTCTTTTCGCTTACTTTCATTCCTCTTGCTGCTAAAAAACTGTCAATATCGGCAAGTATTTTTTGTGCATCGTCTTGAGGTCTGATTATTATTACCATGTCATCCGCGTAGCGTATTGATGGTTCTGTAATATCTTTTCCTGCGGTTTTGTTAGTAATTTTAGAACCATTTCTGTGGTATCTGTGAATACTTTCAATTCCGTTTAAGGCGATGTTAGCTAAGAGTGGACTCACGACTCCACCTTGTGGTGTACCTTGTTCTGGAAATTCCGGGTTTATTCCGGCTTTTAGGCATCGGAATATTCCTAATTTAACCCCTTTTGGGGCGATAAGATTTTCCATTATAGATGTGTGTGATATCCTGTCGAAGCACTTTTCAATATCAAGTTCTATAACTCTTTTATTGATTCCATTGTTATTGGAGCGAAGATGGGTGAGTAGGACTGTCTGGGCATCATGTGCCGAGCGTCCGCTTCTGAACCCGTAACTTCGAGCATGGAAGGTTGCTTCGTGTGCTGGTTCTAAAGCATATTTTGCGAGGCATTGCCAAGCTCTATCTGCCATAGTTGGAATTTTAAGCATTCTGGTAGTCCCATCTTTTTTGGGGATGGGGATTTCCCGTAGTCCCTGGTGTTTCCAGTTATTACATGATGCTTTAAGCAGTTCTGATAGCTCGAATCTCTCACGAAATGTAAGGGACTTTTTACCGTCGATTCCTGCTGTTTTCTTGCCAGCATTTAATTGTGATACTTGTCTAATTGCCAAGAATCTAGCCGCGCAGGATTTCAGAATAAGTTTTTGTAAGGACCGCGCTTTCTGCTTGTTTCCTGCTTCAACTGCTTTGAACACTCTCTTTTGTAGGCGGAATAACTCTTTGCGAAATTTCTTCCACGGTAGATTCTTCCAAGATTCACTAGTCTCGTGACTGTGCCTAATCATGCTCTTCTCCATTAAGTGTTTTCTGAATACCTTGCAGCAATTACGCCGCATCCTACCCGAATCAAAGGAATTCTGTATCTCGTCTTACCTACCTGGGATTCGACAGTCCCAAGACCTTTGGCTCGTTTTTATTCGTTCCCTCAGATGATTGATTGTTCCGTTAGGTAGTGCCAATTTAACCATCAGACCCCCAGATTCTTGCCACTGTCCAAGTACTTAACGCGGCGGGGATTAACTCTGATGAAGTCGGGTTCTGAGGATATGTCCCGCTTGCGTATAGGTCACTTTTCTAGGCATCGGTTTTACCGTGGGAACTCCCCATTAGCGCCAGTGTCCACCCATAACGGTAGTCTGATTGCGCCCTGTTCCTAGCTTCACTCTATAGATAACGAGTCTATTCGGTGTAGGCAGATAGGGATTCAAGCATGAACCTTGCTGGTAGGACTTACACCTACATAATCTGAGAGTTCAACCATTGTTGGTTGGCTTAGTTATGTACGGGCTGATTACCGTGATTCACTAAGCAACGAATCGCACTACTTGGTACGCCTGTATCATGGAATTCGCGGCTGTCACTCTCAAGTATTTTAGGAATATTTGGGTATGGTGTGGTACTTTGCTCTTGTGTATCCATTGTTTTAAATTAATTGTTGAGTCAATTTATCCAAGCTTCAGTAATCAACATCATTTCTCTACGCTGATAATGTTTGATTTTTCTTCTGTAAATCTAGGAAATTGCTTCGTGATTTTTATCTATCTAACGATGGAGCAATCAATTAGATTTCATCTATCGAAAATGATAGATGACTCAATTGTTAAACAGTTGATTTTTGTATATCCTGAGTTTCCCCACTAATCACTCAAAAGTAAGATGAAGGTTAATTAGGATCTGTGGCAACCTGATATTAAGCGAGTAAAAACTCATCCGATTCGAGGAGAACACACAAATGGTTGCTACTTTAGATGATACTAAGCGCTCTGCTATTGCTACGAAGTTGGCAGACATGAAGCAAATTCAAGAATTGTTGATTGCTAACGAGCAACAGTTTTTACAAGAATGTAAAGATCCAGAAATTAGCGATCGCTTCCGCAAAATGCTTGAAGATGATCAAAAAAATATGGGAATTTTAGACACCGTAGTCATACAGTACGGTATACAAACCAAATCTGAAGAAACCATCACCCGCATGGTGGAAAAGATTCAAGAATTGATGAAAGGTTCAGAATTAAGCTTGTATGAAAAAGTCTTCCAACATGAATTACTGAAGCACCAACAAGTAATGACTGGTTTGACTATTCATAAAGCAGCACAGAAAGTCGGTGCTGACGTAATGATGGCAATTGGACCTCTAAACACCATCAACTTTGAAAACCGCGCTCACCAAGAACAACTTAAGGGTGTTCTGGAAATATTAGGTGTCCGCGAACTCACCGGACAAGATGCTGATCAAGGTATTTGGGCAAGAGTCCAGGATGCAGCATCTGCCTTTAGTGGTGCCGTTGGTAGTGCTATTACCCAAGGTTCTGACAAAAAAGATATGAATATCCAGGATGTGATTCGCCTGGATCATGGTAAGGTTAACACCTTATTCACCCAACTATTGGCAACTGACGATTCACAAAAAATCCAAGAGTACTTCGGTCAAATCTACAAAGATTTGTTAGTACACTCGATTGCGGAAGAAAAAGTTGTATATCCTACAGTTCGTCCTTTCTATGGAGAAGGTGATACCCAGGAGTTGTATGATGAACAAGCTGAATTGAAAGCGATGTTAGACCAAGCTAAGGCGATCTCAACATCCTCACCTCAATTCAAAGAAAAAATTAAGCAAATCATAGATGCAGTTGGCGATCATATTCGTCAAGAAGAAACTACAATGTTTGCAGCTATTCGCAACAACCTCAGTAGCGAACAAAGCGAACAATTGGCTACCAGGTTTAAAGCTGCTAAGAGCGAAGAACAGCAAAAGATGGCTGGTATGCGCTAGATGAAATTTTGGACGGATGGAGTGATGAGGTGGTAGTTCACCGCTTCATTCGTCAATTAATTTCCTTCTATCATTAGACAGCTTTAAAAATGTATAGGTGCCTCCTTCCTTATGTCTGTAAGGCTTTGATATTGGCACAGTCCAGTAGTCTAGTCTGTCAACATAAACATGATGGTTGTAGAGACGTAGCAGTGCTACGTCTCTACAAAACTGTGGATTTCTAGACAACCGTCAAAATATAACTGACAGACCACTAGAGAAAAGGGGCTTTATCTGCGTATAGTAATAGTATTCAGTACCTGAAAAATTGGGCTTTTTGGATTATTTTTGGATTATTTAACTTGGCGATTAATTCCATTCATGGAAACATCTGGAAATATCCAGATGGCGATAGATAAATGGCTGTTTACTCAACATCTTAATGGTAAACATCTTCCGACACTACGCTTTTATATATGGTCGAATCCGACTATTTCCTTGGGTTATCATCAAAATAATTACCCAGAAAGCTGGGAAAATATAGTTTGGCAAGGAAAAAAACTAGATTTAGTGAAGCGTCCTACTGGTGGAAGGGCTGTTTTACACCAAGGTGATTTGACGTATAGTGTGGTGACATCTGGTCTCAGTAATAGCAGAATTCTAGCTTATCAAAAAATATGTGAGTTTTTGATTTCAGGTTGGGAAAAATTGGGAATTAGTTTGAGTTATGGTACCGCAGGACGGGGATATATTCACAATCCTAATTGTTTTGGGACTGCAACAAATGCGGATTTGGTGACTCAGGAAGGTTATAAGTTAATTGGTAGCGCTCAATTGCGGCGCAATGATGTGATTTTACAACATGGTTCGATGCGTTTGCAGCCAGATGAGGAGTTGTTTGCGCTGGTATTTGGAGAGAGTATTTCGCAATCTTTGAATTTTCCCGTGGATATATCCATTGACGATGTTACTACAGCGTTGATTGAGGCAGCACGCGATCGCTTTCACGCTGAATTCCATGTACAGGGGTTCTCGGATGCAGAATGGCAGGAAATTCTGAGTTTTGTTTAGAGTACCATCAAATAAGTATTTTTAGGCTGCAATAACAACATTTGTGATCACATCTTCTGCATATCCGTTCTGTTCCCATGCACCTGTAACTAATCCTGCAACACCAACAACAATCAGTCCCATAACGGGAATTTTTTGTAACTTCTTAAATTCTGTCATCTGGAAACAGCGGCAATCTCCAGTTGTCACCAGTCTTGCCCAATGTTCGCAGTTGAAGCGGAATAATTCATATTGCCAACGTTCATGGAAGGTTTCTACAGAGAGATGCAATGCTTTGTTAATTTTTTCTCGTTCCCAATGATTTACCCACTTTGCAGGCTGGAAACGATGCCAATCTATGTGCCAAATTGCTAATTTTCCGGTATCTTTTTGCTGATTGCAGCGAATAGGTTCCCAAGCTAAAGACTCTACATCGTTTAATTGAACTGAGAAATGTAAGATACTTGGGTTTTGCAAGTCACGGTGATACAGCAACTGCCCATAGTGCGGATGGGAAAGATTATTGTCAATTAGAGAATGAAGTGACATGGGTGTATTTAGTTGAAAAATAAATTAAAGAGAGACGTGACATATCTCGTCTCTAATAACCTGTTGGAATTATCACCTTGAGAAGTTTAGAACTAATTCATGATTGATTTTGCTAAATTATCTAATTGT includes:
- a CDS encoding group II intron reverse transcriptase/maturase, translated to MIRHSHETSESWKNLPWKKFRKELFRLQKRVFKAVEAGNKQKARSLQKLILKSCAARFLAIRQVSQLNAGKKTAGIDGKKSLTFRERFELSELLKASCNNWKHQGLREIPIPKKDGTTRMLKIPTMADRAWQCLAKYALEPAHEATFHARSYGFRSGRSAHDAQTVLLTHLRSNNNGINKRVIELDIEKCFDRISHTSIMENLIAPKGVKLGIFRCLKAGINPEFPEQGTPQGGVVSPLLANIALNGIESIHRYHRNGSKITNKTAGKDITEPSIRYADDMVIIIRPQDDAQKILADIDSFLAARGMKVSEKKTKITAATDGFDFLGWHFKVQSNGKFRSTPSKDNFKKFRQKLKAIINCSNYGSKVKAKKLAPIVRGWRNYHRFCKMDGSRFSLWHTRLRTWKIFNKETKLTRESTTKLIEKAFPAVPYSEFSYVMVKGNKSPYDGDLIYWSERNSKLYDGATSKALQKQNHTCGHCGLKFTSEERVHLHHIDENHDNWKPKNLLAIHESCHDYIHMSKRIIP
- a CDS encoding hemerythrin domain-containing protein, with product MVATLDDTKRSAIATKLADMKQIQELLIANEQQFLQECKDPEISDRFRKMLEDDQKNMGILDTVVIQYGIQTKSEETITRMVEKIQELMKGSELSLYEKVFQHELLKHQQVMTGLTIHKAAQKVGADVMMAIGPLNTINFENRAHQEQLKGVLEILGVRELTGQDADQGIWARVQDAASAFSGAVGSAITQGSDKKDMNIQDVIRLDHGKVNTLFTQLLATDDSQKIQEYFGQIYKDLLVHSIAEEKVVYPTVRPFYGEGDTQELYDEQAELKAMLDQAKAISTSSPQFKEKIKQIIDAVGDHIRQEETTMFAAIRNNLSSEQSEQLATRFKAAKSEEQQKMAGMR
- a CDS encoding biotin/lipoate A/B protein ligase family protein, producing MAIDKWLFTQHLNGKHLPTLRFYIWSNPTISLGYHQNNYPESWENIVWQGKKLDLVKRPTGGRAVLHQGDLTYSVVTSGLSNSRILAYQKICEFLISGWEKLGISLSYGTAGRGYIHNPNCFGTATNADLVTQEGYKLIGSAQLRRNDVILQHGSMRLQPDEELFALVFGESISQSLNFPVDISIDDVTTALIEAARDRFHAEFHVQGFSDAEWQEILSFV